In Candidatus Angelobacter sp., one DNA window encodes the following:
- a CDS encoding DUF4132 domain-containing protein translates to MDKPRTVELTDWNRDYQPDPNQLIIEPHSKILKGLAWCCGLREDKELARALAALALSTYRKIPKKGPREVKVGNACVTALGMMPGMEGVGQLALLKVRVKFGTAQKMIEKALEVTAARVGLPREELEEMAVPAYGLTGVGRCNETFGDYAAELTVTGTNSTAITWLKSDGKRQQSVPAVVKARFADDFKELQAAVKDIQRMLHAQRERIDSLFVQQKRWPYAVWRERYLNHPLVGVLARRLLWIFTNGKKNTTGIWFNGEVVDIDLKPVKELNSETTATLWHPIGRDVDEIVRWREWFDAQQIQQPFKQAHREVYVLTDAERRTNTYSNRFGAHLLKQHQFNALAALRGWKNKLRLMVDAEFPPATRLLPRWGLRAEFWIEGAGDNYGTDTNETGTFLWVATDQVRFYSTETTPRTAHASYRHEDGQPLPLEDVPALVFSEIMRDVDLFVGVASIGNDPAWTDGGPEGRYRDYWQSYSFGMLTATAQTRKEVLQRLVPRLKIAGQCSFADKFMVVKGCLRTYKIHLGSGNILMEPNDQYLCIVPDRSSLAAKASDKVFLPFEGDGMLSVILSKAFLLVDDQKIKDETIRRQIVLK, encoded by the coding sequence ATGGACAAACCACGCACTGTGGAACTCACCGATTGGAATCGAGATTACCAGCCCGATCCAAACCAACTTATCATCGAACCTCACTCTAAAATCCTCAAAGGCCTGGCGTGGTGTTGCGGTCTCCGCGAAGATAAGGAACTCGCGCGCGCTTTGGCTGCGCTGGCCCTCAGCACTTATCGCAAGATTCCCAAGAAAGGGCCGCGCGAAGTAAAGGTTGGCAACGCGTGTGTCACAGCGCTTGGCATGATGCCGGGCATGGAAGGCGTTGGGCAACTCGCGCTGCTCAAGGTACGGGTCAAATTCGGCACGGCGCAGAAGATGATCGAAAAAGCGCTAGAAGTGACGGCGGCGCGAGTCGGCTTGCCGCGCGAAGAACTCGAAGAAATGGCTGTGCCCGCCTACGGACTGACGGGCGTCGGGCGTTGTAACGAGACGTTCGGCGATTACGCGGCAGAGTTGACCGTGACCGGCACGAACTCAACCGCCATCACTTGGCTTAAGTCTGACGGCAAACGTCAGCAGTCAGTCCCTGCGGTGGTGAAAGCAAGGTTTGCGGATGACTTCAAGGAACTCCAAGCCGCGGTGAAGGACATCCAGCGGATGCTGCATGCACAGCGGGAGCGTATCGACAGTCTCTTCGTGCAACAAAAACGCTGGCCGTATGCCGTGTGGCGCGAGCGGTATCTCAATCATCCGCTCGTAGGCGTGCTGGCCAGGCGGCTTTTGTGGATTTTTACGAACGGGAAGAAGAATACCACTGGGATCTGGTTCAATGGCGAAGTGGTGGACATCGACCTCAAGCCGGTGAAGGAGTTGAACAGCGAAACCACAGCCACGCTCTGGCATCCCATTGGCCGCGATGTGGACGAGATCGTTCGCTGGCGGGAGTGGTTCGATGCGCAACAGATTCAGCAGCCGTTCAAGCAGGCGCATCGCGAAGTATACGTGCTCACCGACGCCGAGCGGCGCACAAACACCTACTCGAACCGTTTCGGCGCACACCTGCTCAAGCAACATCAGTTCAACGCACTGGCCGCCCTGCGCGGTTGGAAGAACAAACTGCGTCTGATGGTTGACGCCGAGTTCCCGCCCGCCACGCGGCTGCTCCCGCGATGGGGATTGCGAGCTGAGTTCTGGATTGAGGGCGCGGGGGACAATTACGGCACGGACACGAACGAGACGGGCACTTTCCTTTGGGTGGCAACGGACCAAGTACGCTTTTATTCGACGGAAACGACGCCGCGCACCGCGCACGCGAGCTATCGGCACGAAGATGGTCAGCCGCTGCCGCTCGAAGATGTCCCAGCATTGGTGTTTTCCGAGATCATGCGCGACGTGGATTTATTTGTGGGCGTGGCCAGCATCGGAAACGACCCGGCATGGACGGATGGCGGTCCTGAGGGACGTTATCGCGATTACTGGCAGAGCTATTCCTTCGGCATGTTGACCGCCACGGCGCAAACGCGCAAGGAAGTGCTGCAACGCCTCGTCCCGCGGCTCAAGATCGCTGGCCAGTGCTCCTTTGCGGATAAGTTCATGGTCGTAAAAGGTTGTCTCCGCACCTACAAAATTCACCTTGGCAGCGGGAACATTCTCATGGAGCCGAACGACCAGTATCTATGCATCGTACCGGATCGGAGCAGTCTCGCGGCGAAGGCGAGCGACAAAGTGTTCCTGCCATTTGAAGGTGACGGTATGCTGTCGGTTATTCTCAGCAAAGCGTTTCTTCTTGTCGATGATCAAAAGATAAAGGACGAGACAATTCGACGGCAAATCGTACTCAAATAG